In a single window of the Pseudomonas oryzihabitans genome:
- a CDS encoding glycosyltransferase family 4 protein, which produces MIIVNSRFITQDLRGVQRFAECISLELAKLRSDLRFVAPPGVVRPDVAKRLNIEIIGTRQGQRWEQWDLPNWLKSQGSPLLLSLCSTAPLLYTNQIATHHDINYVRFPESYSWKFRTSYRCLIPMLLKRANSLITVSEFSRDEISRFYRYPSSSITVVPNAVADAFTLADRVAGAERPYLLAVSSPSYHKNFSRMLEAFAALPRDLNVELRIVGDSHAVFGQSDLVTLAARDPRVKLLGRIDDAELARQYCQATAFVFPSLYEGFGIPPLEAQACGCPVISANTASMPEVLQDSVLYFDPHETSSITTAMWTILQDEQLRNTLRTKGLANIQRFNWQTSASKVSALLDKALATAPKTTDRAA; this is translated from the coding sequence ATGATCATCGTCAATTCCCGCTTCATCACCCAGGATCTTCGCGGCGTTCAACGCTTCGCGGAATGCATATCGCTGGAGCTGGCGAAGCTGCGATCCGACCTGCGCTTCGTGGCGCCGCCCGGCGTCGTCAGGCCCGACGTGGCCAAGCGACTGAACATCGAAATCATTGGCACTCGCCAAGGCCAGCGCTGGGAGCAATGGGACTTGCCGAACTGGTTGAAAAGCCAGGGCAGCCCCCTGCTGCTGTCGCTGTGCAGCACGGCGCCGCTGCTCTACACCAACCAGATCGCCACGCACCACGACATCAACTATGTGCGCTTTCCCGAAAGCTATTCGTGGAAATTCCGCACCTCGTATCGCTGCCTGATCCCCATGCTGCTCAAGCGGGCGAACTCCCTGATCACCGTCAGCGAATTCTCCCGGGACGAGATCTCGCGCTTCTATCGCTATCCGAGCAGCTCGATCACGGTCGTGCCCAACGCCGTGGCCGACGCCTTCACCCTGGCAGATCGGGTCGCTGGCGCAGAACGCCCCTATCTGCTGGCGGTGTCCTCGCCCAGCTACCACAAGAATTTCTCGCGGATGCTGGAAGCCTTCGCCGCGCTGCCCCGGGATCTGAACGTCGAATTGCGCATCGTGGGTGACAGCCACGCCGTGTTCGGCCAGAGCGATCTGGTGACCCTGGCCGCCAGGGATCCTCGGGTGAAGCTGCTCGGCCGCATCGACGACGCGGAACTGGCTCGCCAGTATTGCCAGGCCACCGCCTTCGTCTTCCCGTCGCTCTACGAGGGTTTCGGCATTCCGCCCCTCGAAGCCCAGGCGTGCGGCTGCCCGGTGATCTCCGCCAACACCGCCTCCATGCCAGAGGTGCTGCAGGACAGCGTGCTCTACTTCGATCCCCACGAGACCTCCAGCATCACCACGGCGATGTGGACCATCCTGCAGGACGAGCAACTCAGGAACACGCTGCGCACCAAGGGCCTGGCCAATATCCAGCGCTTCAACTGGCAGACCTCCGCGAGCAAGGTCTCCGCGCTGCTGGACAAGGCCCTGGCAACGGCACCCAAGACCACCGACAGGGCTGCCTGA
- a CDS encoding glycosyltransferase family 4 protein has protein sequence MKIAIVHDWLVTFAGAERVLAELLDIWPEADLFSVIDFLSDEDRALLQGKQATTTFIQRLPQAKKRYQTYLPLMPHAIEQLDLSGYDLIISSSHAVAKGVLTGPDQLHISYVHSPIRYAWDLQHQYLKEAGLDRGLKGKLARVILHYIRIWDQRTAAGVDAFVANSYFIARRISKAYRREAKVIYPPVDISRFTPAGDKDDFYLTASRMVPYKRMPMIVEAFSQMPDKKLVVIGAGPEFEKAKEVAGPNVTLLGYQDFDCLLDHMRRARAFVFAAEEDFGITPIEAQACGTPVIAYGRGGVLETVRGLETQHPTGVFYPEQSVASLCAAVRQFEALETPISQQACRQNAERFATKRFRQEMRAFVEARVAALHLPTDLDLDIVTPFPSKGLQPSSLNTA, from the coding sequence ATGAAAATCGCCATCGTTCACGACTGGTTGGTAACCTTTGCTGGCGCCGAACGCGTGCTTGCTGAACTGCTCGATATCTGGCCGGAGGCCGACCTGTTCAGCGTGATCGACTTTCTGTCGGACGAGGATCGGGCGCTCCTGCAAGGCAAGCAGGCGACCACGACCTTCATCCAGCGTCTGCCCCAGGCCAAGAAGCGCTATCAGACCTATCTGCCGCTCATGCCGCACGCCATCGAGCAACTCGACCTGTCCGGCTATGACCTGATCATTTCCAGCAGCCATGCAGTGGCCAAGGGCGTCCTGACCGGCCCGGACCAGCTGCACATCAGCTACGTCCACTCGCCCATCCGCTACGCCTGGGACCTGCAACACCAGTACCTCAAGGAAGCCGGTCTGGACCGCGGCCTCAAGGGCAAGCTGGCGCGCGTCATCCTGCACTACATCCGCATTTGGGATCAGCGCACCGCCGCTGGCGTGGACGCCTTCGTGGCCAACTCCTACTTCATCGCCCGTCGCATCAGCAAGGCCTATCGCCGCGAAGCCAAGGTCATCTACCCGCCGGTCGACATCAGCCGCTTCACCCCGGCTGGCGACAAGGACGACTTCTACCTGACGGCCTCGCGCATGGTGCCCTACAAGCGCATGCCCATGATCGTCGAAGCCTTCAGCCAGATGCCCGACAAGAAGCTGGTGGTGATCGGCGCCGGCCCCGAGTTCGAAAAGGCCAAGGAAGTCGCCGGCCCCAACGTCACGCTGCTGGGTTACCAGGACTTCGACTGTCTGCTCGATCACATGCGCCGAGCACGGGCCTTCGTCTTCGCCGCCGAGGAAGACTTCGGCATCACCCCCATCGAAGCCCAGGCCTGCGGTACGCCCGTCATCGCCTATGGCCGGGGTGGCGTGCTGGAGACCGTGCGGGGCCTGGAAACTCAGCATCCCACCGGCGTCTTCTATCCGGAGCAGAGCGTAGCCTCACTCTGTGCCGCCGTGCGCCAGTTCGAAGCCCTGGAAACGCCGATCAGCCAGCAGGCGTGCCGACAGAACGCCGAACGCTTCGCGACCAAGCGTTTCCGTCAGGAAATGCGTGCCTTCGTCGAAGCCCGGGTTGCCGCGCTGCATCTGCCAACCGACCTGGATCTGGATATCGTGACGCCCTTTCCCAGCAAGGGCCTACAGCCGAGTTCGCTGAACACGGCCTGA